The genomic window CTGCATATACTTTATTGTGGTAATTGCTATTAAAAGCTGTGACCAACATCACAAGCAGCAATGACTGAGATCAATGACCTAGTCGATGAATTAGCAGATGGTGTGCTCATCAGAGGGATAGATCTCTCACAACCCATTCAAACCAATGACTGACAACGAACTCACAATTGAACAGCTACAGGGAATTGCTGGTGGTGCTGCATACGTGAAAAACAAGCTTGAGCGATCAGTACAACGGAGAGCGATTCGTAATCCAAAAATTGTTGAGATTACAGGAGTCTTAGTGGGTCTGTAGATGAGAACAGTTAATCGTCAAACCATCTAACCAATCCTCACATTATTCAACCAGTCCAACATTTCCTGCTTTTGCTTTTTGAGTTCTGCTGACGAAGGCTTGCTAGCTTTAGTTGGATTAGCATTTGTATACGGAGCTTCCAATGGGTTAGCTCCTTTTTTATGTGTTGGTTTAACAGTTGGTTTTAGAGCCTGCTTTGTTATCTGCTTGAAAGGATTGCAAAGAGCCATCTTGATCGGTTCAGGCCGCAACATCACGATCCAAGATGGCAACACAATCCCATCGGATCATGGATTGCTTCGATCCACTCGCCGCCCCAAACGCCAACAACTGGCATCCCCATCTCTGGCCTCCCTTCACTCAGATCGCATCGGCCTCACCGCCGCAACGTGTCATCGCGGCGGATGGAGCTCTATTGATGCTGGATGGTGCACCTCCCCTGATTGATGCAATCAGCAGCTGGTGGGTCACCCTGCATGGCCATGCCAATCCCAGCATCGCCGCTGCCATCGCAACCCAAGCACAGCAACTGGAGCAGGTGATCTTTGCTGACTTCATTCATCCCCAAGCAGAACAACTGGCAGAGCGCCTCAGTGCCGTAACAGGCCTTCAACGCCTGTTTTTCTCCGACAACGGCTCTACCGCCGTGGAGGTTGCGCTCAAGATCGCTTGTCAGTGCTGGCACAACCGCGGCGAGCCTCGGCAACAACTCATCGCTTTCAACGGGGCCTACCACGGCGACACGTTCGGGGCGATGGCAGTGGGGGAGCGCAACCTATTCAGTGCCCCCTTTGAGGAGATGTTGTTTCCAGTAGCACGGGTGCCCTGGCCCGCTACTTGGTGGGGCGATGAAGAGGTTGAAACACGTGAACGGATTGCTCTAACTGAACTGGAACGCTGCCTTCAAACCCCAACAGCAGCAGTCATCTTGGAGCCATTAGTCCAAGGAGCAGGCGGCATGGCCATGGTGCGAGCGGAATTCCTACAAGGAGTCGAACAACGCGTACGTGCTGCGGGAGCCTTGCTGATTGCTGATGAGGTTCTGACTGGTTTCGGACGCTGTGGAGCCCTATTCGCCTTCAAGCGTGCAGGGCTTGCTCCCGATTTGATCGCCTTATCTAAAGGACTCACCGGGGGATTTTTGCCCATGGGCGTCACCATGGCCCGTGAAGAGGTGTTTGAGGCCTTCTTAGGAGATGATCCATCTCTCACCCTCTGGCACGGTCATAGCTTCACTGCTAATCCCCTAGGTTGCGCAGCCGCAAACGCAAGCCTCGATCTACTGGAGGCCAACCCAGAAAGCTACGAAAACTTTGAGGCTAGGCATCGACCTCATCTCGAAGCCCTAGCTGAACATCCAAAGGTGCAGCAACCAAGACTGACCGGCACCATCGCCGCCTTCGACCTCGCTATAGACGGAACCCATGGCTACCTCAATCCAGCAGGACGAATCGTCAAACAACAAGCCATCAACAATGGTGTCTTCCTGCGGCCTCTTGGTCAGGTCGTTTATCTGCTGCCTCCGCTCTGCCTCAATGACGCTCAACTTGAGCAATGCTATGCAGCCATCAATTTAGGCTTGGAAGCCCTCTGAGTTCAAGCGCTCAACAGAAGCAACACCATCGTTCTTAAGGGCCTTCTGAAAGAGCAGCCTCCACATCGGAGCGGGGCAGACCATAAGGGAAACAGCACTGACTGTGCTGACCACCTTGCTCCCAGGCAACCCTCAATTCTTCCTGCTCCAGAACGATCTCAGCTGACCATTCAGGCATGAGCCAAATCCATCGACAGGGATCCTCACAACTGCGCTCAGCACCTAGCCGCTGCAGCCAACTCTCAAGAGAAACGAGGGAATGGCGATCCAAAGGCATCTGTTCGGGAGGCAACGACGACATTGATGGCACCTGTGATTGAAATCCTGCCAGTAGTCTGCTCACTATTGAGCCAACTAGGCAAAACTTGCAGCTCACGTCCATGAGCCCAAGCCACTCCAAAGCCAATCAGCAAGCTGAACATTAAAGTCAGCCCCAGAAGAAGCAGAGAAAACCACTCCCCCCCGGAAAGAGGACGGCGCACGCCAACCCCCTTCGTAGCACTAGAAGACCTTGAAGGCAGCGCATCAGTGCCAACACTGGAGCTCGCAGCCAACAACCCTTCTGCCATCAGGCTGGCGTCATATGCCTGGCGCCGCACCGGGTCGGTGAGAAGCTCATAGGCCTCACACAACAACTGAAACTGCTTGGCAGCCTGTTCAGCAGGAAGCGGAGCCGTATCCGGATGCAGAACCTTGCTGCGACGGCGGAAGGCTAGATGAATGGTTTCAACATCTGCAGAGCGCGCAACTCCCAAACGCTCGTAATGGCTCTTCGCAAGAGTCAAAACCAGAAGTTGATCGGCAACTCGCAGAACATCATCTCCTTTCCCCGTGAACAATTCCATCCTAGAGAGAACTATGTTCTGATTGCCCATGTCAAATCAGGCCTGCTTTAGCAACCCAGGCCCGGAGCTCTGGAATGCCCTTGGATGGCATCCCTCCAGTGAACAACTGGAGCAAATGATCGCCCTACAAGCCCTCCTACGCCAATGGAATGCCCGGGTCAACCTCACCCGCCTGGTCGAAGGTGGTGACTACTGGATCATGCAGGTGTTCGACAGTCTCTGGCCTCTGCAGAGCGAATTGCAGAACGCCCAACAACCACGTCGATGCATCGATATCGGCAGCGGCGGTGGCTTTCCCGGTCTGGTGCTAGCCATCGCACTACCAGGCGCAAGGATCACCTTGGTGGATTCGGTAGGCCGCAAGACAGCTGCCCTCAAGGCAATGGCGGCAAAGCTAGGCCTAACATCCCGCGTCACGGTACGTAGCGAACGGGCAGAATTCACCGGGCAGGATCCCTGCTGCCGCGGCTTATTTGATCTCGCGATGGCTCGCGCAGTGAGCACAGCACCGGTTGTCGCCGAATACCTCGTCCCCCTTCTCAAGCCAAGCGGTGAAGCCCTGCTATTTCGTGGCCATTGGAGCCCCAACGATGCAAAGGATCTCGCTAAGGCTCTCAGATTGCTACAAGCCGATCTAATCAAGATGGAACGTCGCGAACTTCCTGACAATCGCGGGGTGCGTCACCAATTACGCCTGCGCGCAACGCTCCCCTGCCCAGCAACCTTTCCACGTCCAATCGGTGTACCTGCCAAGAACCCGCTCGGGTCTTAAACACTGGTCAGTCGCTGCTGAGGGTGACCACCAAGACGGTTGCGCAACCTACGCAGCAAGCCTGGGATCTGATCACACCAGGGGCTGTTCACCAACACCTCCCTGAGGGCCGTCTCACTCACATCTGCATCCAGTGCTTCGGCATTCGCTCCAGGGAACCAGTGGCTCCCACTGCCCAGTAAGCCGTAGCGGGCTTTTGCATAACCCTCCATTCCCCAAGCCTCTACAAGATTATGGAGCCAAAGCAAGATCGGAAGATTGATCTCGCCTGGAGACTCCTGCCAGGGCGGCAAGCCCCTCTGCCAACTGGTCCACCAAGCCTCACCTAAAGCCAACTGTGCCGCATCAACGAGTCGCTGCTGAACTGGTGGCAGCAACTCAGCGGCACTCTGCAAGAGATCCACCGCCTCGAGATGCCGATCGAGATCACTGGGTCGCGCTGCGCCAACGCTGATCGTATGAACCCTTGGGTCTTGCAAGCAAAACAGATCATTGAACACAATTGGATGAAGTGGAGCACAGAGTTCCAGAAGTTGAGACGAGGGACTATGCAGATGGCCACCCTTATCTGTCGGGCTAATGATGAAAACGCCTAGGTCATGACGAGCAGCTGCATCCAGTGCAGGATCATTGTCTTGATAAATGAAATACCAGTGAAGGTTCACATAATCAAAGGCATCCGTCTCGATCGCCTGCACGATTAGGTCTGTGGGGCCATGGGTGGAAAAACCCACATGGCCGATGCGTCCATCACCCTGCCAACGACGCAACACATCCATGCAACCTCCTGGTCGCAAGGTCTGCTCCAGATGCTCCGAAAGGTTGAGGCCATGGATGGCAACTAGATCCAATCGTTCACATCCCAATCGTTCAAAACTTAGTGCCAACTCAGCCTCAAAGACTTTGGGATCCTCACGAGGAGGGACTTTGCTCTGCAACAGCCGCTGTGGATCCAAGACATCACGCAGCGCCCATCCCAACTGCCGCTCAGAGCTGCCGTAATGGCGTGCCGTCTCCACATGATGAAAGCCACAGGCCACCGCGCGCTCCAAAATGTCCTTCAGCAGTTGCTGCGACTCAGAGGTAATAACCTCCGCCTCCAAATCTGTCCAGCTCTGCTGAAAGCGCATCCCCCCTAAAGACAACACAGGCATTGATAAACCGGTGCGGCCAAAGCGGCGGCAAGGCAGAGAGCTCTGCTCCAAAGACGCCTTCATTAACTCTTAGGAGCCATGATTACGCCGCTTACGAGAAGTCCTTTGAAATCCAAGAGGAAGCAATTCCAGAGCTGCTAATTGAGCTCGCAATTCATCTAGCTGCTCAAACTGCACCCATTTGATGCAGTTCACCGGGCAGGTCGCAATGGCTTCCTGAATGCGTTCCGTACTATCCCCGTCCTGCCGGATGGCCCGTGAGCGCCCCATTGTTGGCTCGATAACAAAGGTGTTAGTCGCTACATGAGCGCAGTACCGACAACCAATGCAGACAGCCTCATCAACCCAGACAGCCTTCTCACGCAATTGTCCACCAAGCAGCGGCTCCGATCCATTCGCCCGCTCATCAAGCTGGGCGGAAACTTGAAAAGCTGCCGATGGATCAATCAATGGTCAAGATTGGATATCAGGAATCCCAGCGAGTGACAACCAGTTCGATGGCGCCGTCATCAGTATTGCGCTGCTCTGCCACCTCAAAGCCTTCCTGCGCTGTTGATGCCAACACAGTATTAAGGGCGTAGCGCTGGGTGAGCTGAGCAAGAAAACGTTCCACCGGAACAGATTGCCGCCAGAGGTCGAGGTCGGTCACCAATTCATAGGCCCCGGTAGTCGAATTCAAACGGAAACCAATATCACCACCTTCAGGCATGATCACAGCCAATTCAGCTGTGACTGTTTGTCCGCGATAGCCGCGAACAGAACGCTCTCCTTCTTGGGGGACATAACCAAGATCCTTGAGAGCCTGTAACAGGGGCTCTCGTTTGCGCAGGTGTGTCTTAACGGTGCTGAAGTGCGACATCAAAGAAGCTCGGCTGGAATGGACTGGGATTGATCCTGTGGACGGAGAAACGCCTCGGCTGTAGGTGTGCTTTGTTCCACGACACCAATGGATTCTTCAATCCGCTCGGTGAGAAGACGGCAGGCTTCACCAACAACCCCCTCAACACTCTCTTCAACACGTCCGTCTTGACGGATCCGGAATCGCACAGTCTGTTGAGGCATCCACTTCATCGGAAGGGACACGAATGCTATCGGCCAGGGCCGATAGCTGACGTGTTGATTTTCATAAGATCCGTAAAACCAATCACATCAAGAGAGCCTTCAGGTCAAGCGTCCTTCATCTACAAGAGTTTGAAGCCGCTGAATCACCTCAGAGTTCTCCAATTGTTCAAGTGCGATGCGAGCCTCATCACGTACCGAGAGCTCTGCATCGTTGAGCAGGGAATCAACAAAAGCCTCCACCAACTCCTGCCGACGAGGTTCAACCAACCTGTCGTAAAGACGTCCGAGGGCCCAGATGCAGTTGCTTCGCACAACAGGTTCTCCATCGATCTGCAAACTCATCAGTAGTTGACTTGCAGCGATATCAGCATTGGCAGGAGAGGTGCCACCGGCTTCTGCCAATGAGCCGGTGGCCCATAGCCTTACCGCAGCAACATCATTTTGGAGAACATGAATGAGGGGTTTAAGGACGCGGGCATCGGCGTAATTCCCCAGGCTCCAGGCAGTTGCCTTACGCACATAGGCATTGCAGTCTGCCTGTAGCAACTGCAAAAGGGGCTCTAAAGCTGGCGGGGAAGGATTTCGACCTAACGCATAAACAGCACTCATCCGTTCCACTGGACAAGGCTCCTTCAACAAGGGCAACAGCAAAGCCACTGCCCTGGGATCCCGATGTTCACAAAACACCCTTAGCCCTTGGAGACGCTCCTCATGGCCCAGCTTCAGCCAGTTAAGACCTGCGTCGCACACATCCGCCACGTCTGAAGGATCAGGATTGATCTCGTCAAGCGGATCAACGAACTGTTCAGCCGCCAACTCCTTCGCCAAGACATCAGGATCAATGGCCAAGTTGGCCAGACCTTCCTCTAGCTGTCTAGAAGCTTCACTCATGACCTTGATCGTAGAGGCATTAGGCCGACTGATCTCACCCGATTGGAGCCGGCGCGAGCATGTCCCCAGGCA from Prochlorococcus marinus str. MIT 9313 includes these protein-coding regions:
- the rsmG gene encoding 16S rRNA (guanine(527)-N(7))-methyltransferase RsmG; the encoded protein is MSNQACFSNPGPELWNALGWHPSSEQLEQMIALQALLRQWNARVNLTRLVEGGDYWIMQVFDSLWPLQSELQNAQQPRRCIDIGSGGGFPGLVLAIALPGARITLVDSVGRKTAALKAMAAKLGLTSRVTVRSERAEFTGQDPCCRGLFDLAMARAVSTAPVVAEYLVPLLKPSGEALLFRGHWSPNDAKDLAKALRLLQADLIKMERRELPDNRGVRHQLRLRATLPCPATFPRPIGVPAKNPLGS
- a CDS encoding DUF3143 domain-containing protein translates to MPLDRHSLVSLESWLQRLGAERSCEDPCRWIWLMPEWSAEIVLEQEELRVAWEQGGQHSQCCFPYGLPRSDVEAALSEGP
- a CDS encoding DUF2997 domain-containing protein translates to MPQQTVRFRIRQDGRVEESVEGVVGEACRLLTERIEESIGVVEQSTPTAEAFLRPQDQSQSIPAELL
- a CDS encoding ferredoxin yields the protein MIDPSAAFQVSAQLDERANGSEPLLGGQLREKAVWVDEAVCIGCRYCAHVATNTFVIEPTMGRSRAIRQDGDSTERIQEAIATCPVNCIKWVQFEQLDELRAQLAALELLPLGFQRTSRKRRNHGS
- a CDS encoding HEAT repeat domain-containing protein: MSEASRQLEEGLANLAIDPDVLAKELAAEQFVDPLDEINPDPSDVADVCDAGLNWLKLGHEERLQGLRVFCEHRDPRAVALLLPLLKEPCPVERMSAVYALGRNPSPPALEPLLQLLQADCNAYVRKATAWSLGNYADARVLKPLIHVLQNDVAAVRLWATGSLAEAGGTSPANADIAASQLLMSLQIDGEPVVRSNCIWALGRLYDRLVEPRRQELVEAFVDSLLNDAELSVRDEARIALEQLENSEVIQRLQTLVDEGRLT
- a CDS encoding CCRG-2 family RiPP, whose product is MTDNELTIEQLQGIAGGAAYVKNKLERSVQRRAIRNPKIVEITGVLVGL
- a CDS encoding J domain-containing protein, with protein sequence MGNQNIVLSRMELFTGKGDDVLRVADQLLVLTLAKSHYERLGVARSADVETIHLAFRRRSKVLHPDTAPLPAEQAAKQFQLLCEAYELLTDPVRRQAYDASLMAEGLLAASSSVGTDALPSRSSSATKGVGVRRPLSGGEWFSLLLLGLTLMFSLLIGFGVAWAHGRELQVLPSWLNSEQTTGRISITGAINVVVASRTDAFGSPFPRFS
- a CDS encoding DUF1257 domain-containing protein; translation: MSHFSTVKTHLRKREPLLQALKDLGYVPQEGERSVRGYRGQTVTAELAVIMPEGGDIGFRLNSTTGAYELVTDLDLWRQSVPVERFLAQLTQRYALNTVLASTAQEGFEVAEQRNTDDGAIELVVTRWDS
- a CDS encoding aldo/keto reductase → MKASLEQSSLPCRRFGRTGLSMPVLSLGGMRFQQSWTDLEAEVITSESQQLLKDILERAVACGFHHVETARHYGSSERQLGWALRDVLDPQRLLQSKVPPREDPKVFEAELALSFERLGCERLDLVAIHGLNLSEHLEQTLRPGGCMDVLRRWQGDGRIGHVGFSTHGPTDLIVQAIETDAFDYVNLHWYFIYQDNDPALDAAARHDLGVFIISPTDKGGHLHSPSSQLLELCAPLHPIVFNDLFCLQDPRVHTISVGAARPSDLDRHLEAVDLLQSAAELLPPVQQRLVDAAQLALGEAWWTSWQRGLPPWQESPGEINLPILLWLHNLVEAWGMEGYAKARYGLLGSGSHWFPGANAEALDADVSETALREVLVNSPWCDQIPGLLRRLRNRLGGHPQQRLTSV
- the bioA gene encoding adenosylmethionine--8-amino-7-oxononanoate transaminase, with product MATQSHRIMDCFDPLAAPNANNWHPHLWPPFTQIASASPPQRVIAADGALLMLDGAPPLIDAISSWWVTLHGHANPSIAAAIATQAQQLEQVIFADFIHPQAEQLAERLSAVTGLQRLFFSDNGSTAVEVALKIACQCWHNRGEPRQQLIAFNGAYHGDTFGAMAVGERNLFSAPFEEMLFPVARVPWPATWWGDEEVETRERIALTELERCLQTPTAAVILEPLVQGAGGMAMVRAEFLQGVEQRVRAAGALLIADEVLTGFGRCGALFAFKRAGLAPDLIALSKGLTGGFLPMGVTMAREEVFEAFLGDDPSLTLWHGHSFTANPLGCAAANASLDLLEANPESYENFEARHRPHLEALAEHPKVQQPRLTGTIAAFDLAIDGTHGYLNPAGRIVKQQAINNGVFLRPLGQVVYLLPPLCLNDAQLEQCYAAINLGLEAL